The following coding sequences are from one Apus apus isolate bApuApu2 chromosome 10, bApuApu2.pri.cur, whole genome shotgun sequence window:
- the SIN3A gene encoding paired amphipathic helix protein Sin3a, with amino-acid sequence MKRRLDEQESPVYASQQRRLPSTEPFPHQHRVLAPAPPVYEAVSETMQSATGIQYSVTPSYQVSAVPQSSGSHGPAIAAVHGGHHHPAPVQPHGSQVVPSHTHPAPPAVPVQGQQQFQRLKVEDALSYLDQVKLQFGSQPQVYNDFLDIMKEFKSQSIDTPGVISRVSQLFKGHPDLIMGFNTFLPPGYKIEVQTNDMVNVTTPGQVHQIPTHGLQPQPQPQPQHPSQPSAQSTPTPAQPAPQPPPAKISKPSQLQAHTPTSQQTPPIPPYASPRSPPVQPHTPVTISLGTTPSLQNNQPVEFNHAINYVNKIKNRFQGQPDIYKAFLEILHTYQKEQRNAKEAGGNYTPALTEQEVYAQVARLFKNQEDLLSEFGQFLPDANSSVLLSKTTAEKVESVRNDHGGTVKKPQLNNKQQRPNQNGCQIRRHSGTGATPPVKKKPKLLGLKDQSLAEASKHGVGTESLFFEKVRKALRSTEAYENFLRCLVIFNQEVISRAELVQLVSPFLGKFPELFTWFKNFLGYKESVHMETYPKERATEGIAMEIDYASCKRLGSSYRALPKSYQQPKCTGRTPLCKEVLNDTWVSFPSWSEDSTFVSSKKTQYEEHIYRCEDERFELDVVLETNLATIRVLEAIQKKLSRLSAEEQAKFRLDNTLGGTSEVIHRKALQRIYADKAADIIDGLRKNPSVAVPIVLKRLKMKEEEWREAQRGFNKVWREQNEKYYLKSLDHQGINFKQNDTKVLRSKSLLNEIESIYDERQEQASEDNAGVPTGPHLSLAYEDKQILEDAASLIIHHVKRQTGIQKEDKYKIKQIMYHFIPDLLFAQRGELSDVEEEEEEEMDVDETTGAAKKHNGVGGSPPKTKLMFNNTTAQKLRGMDEVYNLFYVNSNWYIFMRLHQILCLRLLRICTQAERQIEEETREREWEREVLGIKRDKSDSPAIQLRLKEPMDIDVEDYYPAFLDMVRNLLDGNMDSSQYEDSLREMFTIHAYIAFTMDKLIQSIVRQLQHIVSDEICVQVTDLYLSENSNGATGGLLASQASRALLEAAYQRKAEQLMSEENCFKLMFIQSRGQVQLTIELLDTEEENSDDPVEAERWSDYVERYVNSDSTSPELREHLAQKPVFLPRNLRRIRKCQRGREQQEKEGKEGNSKKSMENVESLDKLECKFKLNSYKMVYVIKSEDYMYRRTALLRAQQSHERVSKRLHQRFQAWVDKWTKEHVPREMAAETNKWLMGEGLEGLVPCTTTCDTETLHFVSINKYRVKYGTIFKTP; translated from the exons GTGTCAGCCGTGCCACAGAGCTCGGGCAGCCACGGCCCTGCCATCGCCGCCGTGCACGGCGGTCACCACCACCCGGCGCCGGTGCAGCCCCACGGGAGCCAGGTGGTGCCCAGCCACACGCaccccgcgccgcccgccgtGCCcgtgcaggggcagcagcagttcCAGAGGCTCAAG GTGGAGGATGCATTGTCTTATCTTGACCAGGTGAAGCTGCAGTTTGGTAGCCAGCCACAGGTCTACAATGACTTCTTGGATATTATGAAGGAATTTAAATCTCAAAG catTGACACTCCGGGAGTGATCAGCCGCGTATCACAGCTCTTCAAGGGTCACCCGGACTTGATCATGGGTTTTAACACCTTCTTGCCACCTGGTTACAAGATCGAGGTGCAGACCAATGATATGGTGAACGTGACCACCCCAGGGCAGGTCCACCAGATCCCCACGCACGGCCTGCAGCCCCAGCCGCAGCCCCAGCCGCAGCATCCCTCGCAGCCGTCGGCACAATCCACCcccacaccagcacagccagccccgCAGCCACCGCCTGCCAAAATCAGCAAG cCATCACAGCTGCAGGCACATACTCCCACCAGCCAGCAAACTCCCCCGATTCCACCGTATGCATCTCCACGCTCGCCACCGGTCCAACCTCACACGCCCGTGACAATCTCCCTGGGAAccaccccatccctgcagaACAATCAGCCTGTTGAGTTTAATCATGCCATCAACTATGTCAACAAGATCAAGAATCGGTTCCAGGGCCAGCCAGACATCTACAAAGCCTTTCTGGAGATCCTCCATACGTACCAG AAAGAGCAGCGTAATGCcaaggaggcaggagggaacTACACACCAGCTTTGACAGAGCAGGAGGTGTACGCCCAGGTGGCTCGTCTCTTCAAGAaccaggaggatctgctctcGGAATTTGGGCAGTTCCTTCCTGATGCCAACAGTTCTGTG CTGTTAAGTAAGACAACTGCTGAGAAAGTGGAGTCGGTGAGGAACGATCACGGTGGCACCGTGAAGAAGCCCCAGCTCAACAACAAGCAGCAAAGACCCAACCAGAATGGCTGTCAGATCCGACGGCACTCGGGGACTGGAGCAACCCCTCCAGTGAAG AAGAAACCGAAGCTGCTTGGTTTAAAAGACCAGTCCTTGGCAGAAGCCAGCAAACATGGTGTGGGGACAGAATCTCTCTTCTTTGAGAAG gTCCGCAAGGCTCTGCGCAGCACGGAAGCCTACGAGAACTTCCTCCGCTGCCTGGTTATTTTCAACCAGGAGGTCAtctccagggctgagctggtgcAGCTCGTTTCTCCATTCCTGGG GAAATTCCCAGAATTGTTCACTTGGTTTAAAAACTTTCTGGGGTATAAAGAGTCTGTTCACATGGAGACGTATCCAAAGGAGCGGGCTACGGAGGGGATTGCCATGGAGATAGACTATGCCTCCTGTAAAAGGCTGGGCTCCAGCTACCGAGCCTTACCCAAGAGCTACCAGCAGCCCAAGTGCACGGGGCGGACTCCGCTGTGCAAAGAG GTTTTGAATGACACCTGGGTCTCCTTCCCATCCTGGTCTGAAGACTCCACATTTGTGAGCTCCAAGAAGACACAATATGAAGAGCACATCTACAGGTGTGAGGATGAGCGTTTTGAG CTGGATGTTGTCTTGGAGACCAACCTGGCTACCATCCGGGTCCTTGAGGCAATCCAGAAGAAGCTCTCCCGTTTGTCTGCCGAGGAGCAGGCCAAATTCCGGCTGGACAACACTCTGGGTGGCACCTCGGAGGTGATCCACCgcaaggctctgcagaggatATATGCTGACAAAGCAGCTGACATCATCGATGGCCTCCGGAAGAACCCATCCGTGGCTGTTCCCATCGTCCTGAAAAG GTTAAAGATGAAAGAGGAAGAGTGGCGAGAAGCCCAGAGAGGCTTTAACAAAGTCTGGCGAGAGCAGAATGAGAAGTATTACCTGAAATCCTTGGACCACCAGGGCATCAACTTCAAGCAGAACGATACCAAGGTCCTGAGGTCAAAGAGTCTCCTCAACGAGATTGAAAGCATCTACGATGAG aggcaggagcaggcttCAGAAGACAATGCTGGGGTCCCCACGGGCCCACACCTATCACTAGCCTATGAAGACAAGCAGATCCTGGAAGATGCTGCCTCTCTCATCATCCACCACGTGAAGCGGCAGACGGGGATCCAGAAGGAGGACAAGTACAAAATCAAGCAGATCATGTATCACTTCATTCCAGACCTGCTGTTTGCTCAGCGAGGTGAACTCTCAGatgtggaagaggaggaagaagaggaaatggatgTGGATGAAACTACCGGGGCTGCTAAAAAGCACAACGGGGTCGGGGGCAGCCCTCCCAAAACCAAGCTGATGTTCAACAACACGACGGCCCAGAAGCTGCGGGGCATGGACGAGGTCTACAATCTCTTCTACGTGAACAGCAACTGGTACATCTTCATGAGGCTGCATCAGATCCTGTGCTTGAGGCTGCTGCGGATCTGCACCCAGGCCGAGCGGCAGATTGAGGAGGAGACGCGGGAAAGGGAGTGGGAGAGGGAAGTGCTGGGCATCAAGAGGGACAAGAGCGACAGTCCTGCCATCCAGCTGCGGCTGAAGGAGCCCA TGGACATCGATGTTGAGGATTATtacccagccttcctggacatGGTGAGGAACCTGCTGGATGGGAACATGGACTCCTCGCAGTACGAGGACTCCTTGCGCGAGATGTTCACCATCCACGCCTACATCGCCTTCACCATGGACAAGCTGATCCAGAGCATTGTCAGACAG CTCCAGCACATCGTGAGTGATGAGATCTGTGTGCAGGTGACAGACCTCTACCTGTCAGAGAACAGCAATGGAGCTACAGGAGGTCTGCTGGCTTCCCAGGCCTCCCGTGCCCTGCTGGAGGCCGCCTACCAGCGCAAAGCCGAGCAGCTCATGTCAGAGGAGAACTGCTTCAAG CTGATGTTCATTCAGAGCAGAGGTCAAGTTCAGTTAACCATTGAACTGCTGGACACAGAAGAGGAGAACTCTGATGACCCTGTAGAAGCAGAG CGCTGGTCAGACTATGTGGAGCGATACGTCAACTCCGATTCTACTTCCCCCGAGCTCCGGGAGCACCTGGCCCAGAAACCAGTCTTCCTGCCCAG GAATCTGAGACGGATCCGTAAGTGTCAGCGTGGtcgggagcagcaggagaaggaagggaaggagggaaacagTAAGAAGTCCATGGAGAACGTGGAGAGCTTGGACAAGCTGGAGTGTAAATTCAAACTGAACTCCTATAAGATGGTGTATGTGATCAAATCAGAGGATTACATGTACAGGAGGACCGCTCTGCTACGAGCCCAGCAG TCCCACGAGAGAGTCAGCAAGCGGCTGCACCAGCGGTTCCAGGCCTGGGTGGACAAATGGACCAAGGAACATGTGCCCCGCGAGATGGCAGCCGAGACAAACAAGTGGCTAATGGGAGAAGGGTTGGAGGGCTTGGTGCCCTGCACCACCACCTGTGACACAGAGACCCTGCACTTTGTCAGCATTAACAAGTACCGCGTCAAATACGGCACGATATTCAAGACGCCCTAA